In the genome of Luteibacter yeojuensis, one region contains:
- a CDS encoding BlaI/MecI/CopY family transcriptional regulator yields the protein MSKKTIGDQELALLQYIEEAPKSSVAEVCAGYGEARGLARSTVLTMMERLRAKGYLTRRKIDNSFRYSATNGAAEVMTGAVARFVEKTLQGSVSPFVAWMSERGQVSDAELAELEALVGTLQSRRKGR from the coding sequence ATGAGCAAGAAGACGATCGGCGACCAGGAGCTGGCCCTCCTGCAATACATCGAGGAGGCGCCGAAGAGTTCCGTGGCCGAGGTATGCGCGGGCTATGGAGAGGCGCGCGGACTGGCGCGGTCCACGGTGCTCACCATGATGGAACGGCTGCGTGCGAAGGGTTACCTCACGCGCCGCAAGATCGACAACAGCTTCCGTTACAGCGCCACCAACGGCGCCGCCGAAGTCATGACCGGTGCCGTCGCCCGGTTCGTCGAGAAGACCCTGCAGGGCTCGGTATCGCCCTTCGTCGCGTGGATGTCGGAGCGCGGCCAGGTGAGTGACGCGGAGCTGGCGGAGCTCGAGGCGCTGGTCGGCACCCTCCAGTCGCGACGGAAGGGGCGCTGA
- a CDS encoding molybdopterin-binding protein, whose amino-acid sequence MTDRRGFMRKTLLALGGAALAGCDRISESDTGTRVLESAEAVTRRVQRFLSPSRALAKEYTEADISAVFKPNGSTMPDTPVYQALLRNGFADYRLEVDGLVDRPARLSIDELKALGTRTQITRHDCVEGWSAIGKWTGTPLSALLDHVGAKDGARYVVFHCFDNYEADTPYYESIDLDEARHPQTLLAYALNGASLPVGNGAPLRLRVERQLGYKHAKYLRRIEVVASFADIGEGNGGYWEDNGYEWYAGI is encoded by the coding sequence ATGACTGACCGCCGCGGTTTCATGCGCAAGACCCTTCTCGCCCTCGGCGGTGCCGCGCTCGCCGGCTGCGACCGCATCTCCGAGAGCGACACCGGCACCAGGGTGCTCGAATCCGCCGAGGCCGTGACGCGGCGCGTGCAGCGCTTCCTCTCGCCCTCGCGCGCACTGGCGAAGGAATACACGGAAGCGGATATTTCGGCCGTCTTCAAGCCCAACGGCAGCACGATGCCCGACACGCCGGTCTACCAGGCGCTCCTGCGCAACGGCTTTGCCGATTACCGTCTCGAAGTGGACGGGCTGGTGGACCGTCCCGCGCGGCTCTCGATCGACGAGCTGAAGGCGCTGGGAACGCGCACGCAGATCACGCGCCACGACTGCGTGGAAGGCTGGAGCGCCATCGGCAAGTGGACGGGTACGCCCCTGTCCGCCCTGCTCGACCATGTGGGCGCGAAGGACGGTGCCCGTTACGTCGTCTTCCATTGCTTCGACAACTACGAAGCAGACACGCCGTACTACGAGAGCATCGACCTGGACGAGGCCAGGCACCCGCAGACACTGCTTGCCTACGCGCTCAACGGCGCGTCGCTGCCCGTCGGCAATGGCGCGCCGCTGCGACTGCGCGTGGAGCGGCAGTTGGGCTACAAGCACGCCAAGTACCTCCGCCGGATCGAGGTCGTCGCCAGTTTCGCGGACATCGGCGAGGGCAACGGCGGGTACTGGGAAGACAACGGTTACGAGTGGTATGCGGGCATCTAG
- a CDS encoding HU family DNA-binding protein, which translates to MAKTTKPAAKKAAKAPAKATKAPAALKPIKDPLSKSSLVSHIVEQSGVDSKSVKAVLASLEGAISASVHKKGAGTFTLPGLLKITSVAVAAKPKRKGKDPFTGEERWFAAKPASVKVKVRPLKKLKDAAA; encoded by the coding sequence ATGGCCAAGACCACCAAACCGGCGGCGAAGAAGGCTGCCAAGGCTCCCGCCAAGGCTACGAAGGCGCCGGCCGCCCTCAAGCCCATCAAGGATCCGCTGTCGAAGTCCTCGCTCGTCTCGCACATCGTCGAGCAGAGCGGCGTGGACAGCAAGAGCGTGAAGGCCGTGCTGGCCTCGCTCGAAGGCGCGATCTCCGCCTCGGTTCACAAGAAGGGCGCCGGCACGTTCACGCTGCCCGGCCTGCTCAAGATCACCTCGGTCGCCGTCGCTGCCAAGCCGAAGCGCAAGGGCAAGGACCCGTTCACGGGCGAAGAGCGCTGGTTCGCCGCCAAGCCCGCTTCGGTCAAGGTCAAGGTCCGTCCGCTCAAGAAGCTGAAGGACGCCGCCGCCTGA
- a CDS encoding nucleotidyltransferase family protein gives MTMPHDAVILAAGGSRRLGRPKQLLTRDGETLVARVARLVLATAPERTIVVVGAHGNEVVAALAGFDVQFVLNDLWPTGMASSLRLAATELAGRERATLVCVVDQPALETRHLDALIAAHREDRDTVTAYGDAAGVPVMLRASTLSRAIELEGDAGFRALWRGTAPRTVHADELGEDLDDETDLRRAVAAGLLDDSAGDADRRFLRSRPGQPPGI, from the coding sequence ATGACCATGCCGCACGATGCGGTGATCCTCGCCGCCGGCGGCAGCCGCCGCCTCGGCAGGCCCAAGCAACTCCTGACCCGCGACGGCGAGACGCTCGTCGCGAGGGTGGCGAGGCTGGTGCTGGCGACGGCCCCCGAACGGACGATCGTCGTGGTGGGTGCGCACGGCAACGAAGTGGTCGCGGCCCTTGCCGGCTTCGACGTGCAGTTCGTCCTCAACGACCTCTGGCCGACCGGCATGGCGTCGAGCCTGCGCCTCGCCGCCACCGAACTCGCGGGTCGCGAGCGGGCGACGCTCGTCTGCGTCGTGGACCAACCGGCGCTGGAAACACGGCACCTCGACGCGCTGATCGCGGCCCACCGAGAGGACCGCGATACCGTCACCGCCTACGGCGACGCAGCGGGCGTGCCGGTCATGCTCCGCGCATCGACGCTCTCGCGCGCGATCGAACTGGAAGGCGACGCGGGATTCCGCGCCCTGTGGAGGGGCACGGCACCGCGCACCGTCCATGCCGACGAACTGGGCGAGGACCTGGACGACGAGACGGACCTGCGCCGCGCCGTGGCGGCGGGCCTTCTGGACGACTCCGCCGGCGACGCGGACCGCAGATTCTTGCGCTCTCGCCCCGGACAGCCACCCGGGATCTGA
- a CDS encoding HAD-IA family hydrolase: MRLEPGTVVEAKALLFDMDGTLVDSRVVVERIWKRWCEENDIDWHYVLPRLHGVRMLDSVRMFAKPGMDVDAVYERLYREELEDLDGIVPIPGARQLLAALPPDTWTIVTSADTPLAEARLGAAGIVPPPRMVTGEMVTSGKPDPEGYLLGAGRMRAAPIDCLVFEDAKAGIDAGLAAGARVIAIAGDHPGDVPANVERVKDLTTLGFDGVHRGRVRLIAS; the protein is encoded by the coding sequence ATGCGACTGGAACCGGGAACGGTCGTCGAAGCCAAGGCACTGCTCTTCGATATGGACGGCACGCTGGTCGATTCCCGCGTGGTGGTCGAAAGGATCTGGAAGCGCTGGTGCGAGGAAAACGACATCGACTGGCACTATGTGCTGCCGCGCCTGCACGGCGTGCGCATGCTCGACTCGGTGAGGATGTTCGCGAAGCCGGGCATGGATGTCGACGCCGTGTATGAACGCCTGTATCGCGAAGAACTGGAGGACCTGGACGGCATCGTCCCGATTCCCGGCGCGCGGCAACTCCTCGCGGCGCTTCCGCCCGACACGTGGACCATCGTGACCTCCGCCGATACACCCCTGGCCGAGGCACGCCTGGGTGCGGCCGGCATCGTTCCGCCGCCGCGCATGGTGACGGGCGAGATGGTGACCAGCGGTAAACCCGACCCGGAGGGTTATCTCCTGGGCGCCGGGCGCATGCGGGCCGCCCCGATCGACTGCCTCGTGTTCGAGGATGCGAAGGCCGGCATCGACGCGGGACTCGCCGCAGGGGCGCGCGTCATCGCGATCGCGGGCGATCACCCAGGCGACGTGCCGGCCAACGTCGAACGGGTGAAAGACCTGACGACGCTGGGCTTCGACGGGGTGCACCGCGGCAGGGTGCGCCTGATCGCGTCCTGA
- a CDS encoding sensor histidine kinase yields MPERRNAAPRRPARPSLRRRLLTFLLVPVFGVLLLDAVIGYFVALAYSNRVHDATLSDNALTLSEMIDSDALRGELTEQARFLLEYDPNGRNYYTVTSARHGRVISNASLGGPDVAVDAPPRLYDTELGHRPLRAATMRVPNRHDAGDTLTITVAENLRDRHARAREILLLTLPMQALLIVAVLFLVWLGVSHGLGVLEPLTSRLARREHDLGPIGEEDVPVEILPLTRTIDDLFARMRNMLGLQERFIADAAHQLRTPLAGIRLHVERLADTTDPAQRDDAMAHVQRLAARAARTSAQLLALTRTQSPDLPDSDGMATIDLATVVPEAVAMRVHQALAAGVDLGYEGADVPCLIRGDALQVQEAIDNLVDNAFHYAGRGHVVTVSLACGENDVLLAVEDDGPGVDDAFLDQLGERFFRVPGVDEDGTGLGLAIVESIAERHGGRVTFLHAASGGLRVELHFPAISTSSTGQDRSV; encoded by the coding sequence ATGCCTGAACGCCGCAACGCGGCGCCGCGGCGACCGGCACGCCCCAGCCTGCGGCGGCGCCTGCTCACCTTCCTGCTCGTCCCGGTGTTCGGCGTGCTGCTGCTCGACGCCGTCATCGGTTACTTCGTGGCGCTGGCGTATTCCAACCGCGTGCACGACGCCACGCTCTCCGACAACGCGCTCACGCTCTCGGAAATGATCGACAGCGACGCCTTGCGCGGCGAGCTGACCGAGCAGGCGCGCTTTCTCCTCGAATACGATCCGAACGGCCGCAACTACTACACGGTGACCAGCGCTCGCCATGGGCGGGTGATCAGCAACGCGAGCCTCGGCGGTCCGGACGTCGCCGTGGACGCCCCGCCGAGGCTCTACGATACCGAACTCGGCCATCGCCCCCTCCGCGCGGCGACCATGCGTGTACCGAACCGGCACGATGCGGGCGACACGCTCACGATCACCGTGGCGGAGAACCTGCGCGACCGCCATGCGCGCGCACGCGAGATCCTCCTGCTCACCCTGCCGATGCAGGCGCTGTTGATCGTGGCGGTGCTCTTCCTCGTCTGGCTCGGGGTCAGCCACGGCCTGGGTGTGCTGGAGCCGCTGACCTCGCGGCTCGCCCGCCGCGAGCACGACCTCGGCCCCATCGGCGAGGAAGACGTGCCGGTGGAAATCCTGCCGCTGACCCGCACCATCGACGACCTGTTCGCACGCATGCGCAACATGCTCGGCCTGCAGGAGCGATTCATCGCCGATGCCGCTCACCAGCTGCGCACGCCGCTGGCCGGTATCCGACTGCACGTCGAGCGGCTGGCCGATACGACCGATCCCGCGCAACGCGACGATGCGATGGCCCACGTGCAACGCCTCGCCGCACGCGCCGCGCGTACGTCGGCGCAGTTGCTCGCCCTCACCCGGACGCAGTCCCCCGACCTGCCCGACAGCGACGGGATGGCCACGATCGACCTCGCGACGGTGGTTCCCGAAGCGGTCGCCATGCGCGTGCACCAGGCGCTCGCCGCTGGCGTGGACCTGGGTTACGAAGGTGCCGATGTGCCGTGCCTCATTCGTGGCGACGCGCTGCAGGTGCAGGAAGCGATCGACAACCTCGTGGACAACGCCTTCCATTACGCGGGGCGCGGCCACGTCGTCACGGTATCCCTCGCCTGTGGAGAAAACGACGTGCTGCTGGCCGTCGAGGACGACGGGCCCGGCGTCGACGACGCTTTCCTCGACCAGCTCGGCGAGCGCTTCTTCCGCGTGCCCGGCGTCGACGAGGACGGCACCGGCCTAGGGCTGGCCATCGTCGAGAGCATCGCCGAGCGCCACGGCGGGCGCGTGACGTTCCTGCACGCGGCCTCCGGCGGCCTGCGCGTGGAACTGCATTTTCCTGCGATTTCGACGTCGTCCACCGGCCAGGACCGTTCCGTGTGA
- a CDS encoding response regulator gives MRILLAEDDAAIGAAVRASLEQGGHAVDYVTDGASADHALRDHDYDLLVLDLGLPLLDGSDVLARARKRGASLSVLVITAREGLKERVRVLDLGADDYLVKPFALAEFDARVRALLRRLTSQGTPEFRIGKLRLDIPGHRAWIGDTALDLTAREFGLVEALAMRADKVTSRAQLVEALCNWDEDLTDNGLDIALHRLRKKLHGSGTNVRTIRGLGYLLEETADA, from the coding sequence ATGCGCATCCTCCTTGCTGAAGACGATGCCGCCATCGGCGCGGCGGTACGAGCCTCGCTCGAACAAGGCGGCCATGCCGTCGACTACGTGACCGACGGCGCCAGCGCCGATCACGCGTTACGCGACCACGACTACGACCTGCTCGTGCTCGACCTCGGCCTGCCCCTGCTCGACGGCAGCGACGTGCTGGCGCGCGCGCGCAAGCGCGGGGCGAGCCTGTCGGTGCTGGTGATCACGGCGCGCGAAGGCCTGAAGGAGCGCGTGCGCGTGCTCGACCTCGGTGCCGACGACTACCTCGTGAAACCGTTCGCCCTCGCGGAGTTCGATGCCCGCGTGCGTGCCCTGCTCCGCCGCCTCACGAGCCAGGGCACGCCGGAATTCCGCATCGGCAAGCTGCGCCTCGACATCCCTGGCCACCGCGCCTGGATCGGCGACACCGCGCTGGACCTCACCGCCCGCGAGTTCGGTCTCGTCGAGGCGCTGGCCATGCGCGCGGACAAGGTCACCAGTCGCGCCCAGCTGGTGGAGGCGCTGTGCAACTGGGACGAGGACCTGACCGACAACGGCCTGGACATCGCCCTGCACCGGCTGCGCAAGAAGCTTCACGGTTCGGGCACCAACGTGCGCACGATCCGCGGACTGGGCTACCTGCTCGAAGAAACCGCAGATGCCTGA
- a CDS encoding M56 family metallopeptidase produces MDALLDTVLSRLAYASLQAILLAALVYAACRFMPALSAAARSALWWLLGAQLVIGLACPTPVALPLLPAPAAPVPVATTGFAVAAAGTPDIDVATAPTVSWTSVLLAAWIAAVLVQFGIAAIRGYRLAGVVRRAMPHDDVRVDTLCARRARELGLRRSPRLAVSAEVDSPQVIGLWRPTILLPLDDRLDDEELDMALMHELAHVRRGDLLLGWIPVLARTLFFFHPIVHVAMREYALCREAACDALVVSRGRQAPRTYGRLLLRLGVAPHPHHALPGASPTFRTLKRRIDMLGQATDAPPRLLTFGLVAIVALIGVTPWRVVAADGTQEQPAVAARPSLAAAPAPKATAAAKAAPTVVAASPSPTSRPSPVPMPPTPRLSPTPLPPMPPMPPTPAAPAAPMAPAPPAAPPVPELAGFGEHPYDQTFIFFSDAITRVVNGSDDDIRRARAQREGAGDYAWYRDGSRAWVLKDPAYVKRIREAYDRARVPADDARDGAEKQAAIDERQAVLNAQMAKLSMRQAELVSRQADPSGSRDPVAYAAGHAAIGKEQADIAKDIAELDKQRAAIGQKRAIAARRQAEAAQKANAEVQAIVAEAIRNHAVETSH; encoded by the coding sequence ATGGACGCCTTACTCGACACCGTCCTCTCCCGCCTCGCCTATGCGTCGCTGCAGGCGATCCTGCTGGCCGCGCTGGTCTATGCCGCCTGCCGCTTCATGCCGGCACTGTCGGCCGCCGCGCGCAGCGCGCTGTGGTGGCTGCTCGGCGCGCAGCTGGTGATCGGGCTTGCCTGTCCGACGCCGGTCGCCCTGCCGCTCTTGCCCGCGCCCGCCGCGCCGGTACCGGTCGCCACTACCGGCTTCGCGGTCGCCGCCGCCGGGACGCCCGACATCGACGTGGCGACCGCCCCGACCGTCTCCTGGACCTCGGTGCTTCTCGCCGCGTGGATAGCCGCGGTCCTCGTCCAGTTCGGCATCGCGGCCATACGGGGTTACCGCCTTGCCGGCGTGGTCCGCCGCGCGATGCCGCACGACGACGTCCGCGTCGACACGCTGTGCGCACGCCGGGCCCGCGAACTCGGCCTGCGCCGCTCGCCGCGTCTCGCGGTCTCGGCCGAGGTCGATTCTCCGCAGGTGATCGGCCTGTGGCGTCCGACCATCCTGCTGCCACTGGACGACCGCCTCGACGACGAGGAACTCGACATGGCGCTGATGCACGAACTGGCGCACGTGCGCCGCGGCGACCTGCTGCTCGGCTGGATACCGGTGCTGGCGCGGACGCTGTTCTTCTTCCATCCCATCGTCCACGTCGCCATGCGCGAATACGCCCTGTGCCGCGAGGCCGCCTGCGATGCCCTGGTGGTGTCGCGCGGCAGGCAAGCCCCGCGGACGTATGGACGTCTGTTGCTCCGCCTCGGCGTGGCGCCCCACCCGCACCATGCGCTACCCGGTGCATCGCCAACCTTCCGTACCCTGAAAAGGAGAATCGACATGCTCGGCCAAGCCACCGACGCGCCGCCGCGCCTGCTCACGTTCGGACTCGTCGCGATCGTCGCCCTTATCGGTGTCACTCCCTGGCGGGTCGTCGCCGCGGACGGCACCCAGGAACAGCCCGCCGTGGCGGCGAGGCCCTCGTTGGCGGCCGCACCCGCGCCGAAGGCCACGGCGGCCGCGAAGGCGGCCCCGACCGTCGTCGCGGCAAGCCCTTCCCCGACCTCCCGCCCCTCGCCGGTGCCGATGCCGCCCACGCCGCGCCTCTCGCCCACACCCCTGCCGCCGATGCCGCCGATGCCACCCACGCCCGCGGCACCCGCGGCGCCGATGGCACCGGCGCCCCCCGCCGCACCGCCCGTGCCGGAACTCGCGGGGTTCGGCGAGCATCCGTACGACCAGACCTTCATCTTCTTCAGCGACGCCATCACCCGCGTGGTGAACGGCAGCGACGACGACATCCGTCGCGCGAGGGCACAGCGCGAAGGCGCCGGCGACTATGCGTGGTACCGGGATGGCAGCCGGGCCTGGGTATTGAAGGATCCCGCCTATGTGAAGCGGATCCGCGAAGCCTACGATCGCGCCAGGGTACCCGCCGACGATGCGCGGGATGGCGCCGAGAAGCAGGCCGCGATCGATGAGCGCCAGGCGGTGCTCAACGCGCAAATGGCGAAGCTGTCGATGCGACAGGCGGAACTGGTTTCACGGCAGGCCGATCCCTCGGGCTCGCGCGATCCGGTCGCCTATGCCGCGGGCCATGCGGCCATCGGCAAGGAACAGGCGGATATCGCAAAGGACATTGCCGAACTCGACAAGCAGCGCGCCGCGATCGGCCAGAAGCGCGCGATCGCGGCGCGACGCCAGGCGGAAGCCGCGCAGAAGGCCAACGCGGAGGTGCAGGCGATCGTCGCCGAGGCGATCCGCAACCACGCGGTCGAGACGTCCCACTGA
- a CDS encoding cytochrome b/b6 domain-containing protein, which translates to MTATRLVYRHRWPVRVMHWINVVCLFVLLGSGLQIFNAHPALYWGERSDPGKAVLSLQGGTDAQGDPRGTTHIGKHAFDTTGVLGASKVNGEWRSRGFPSWATIPGPGWLAMGRRWHFFFAWLFVANGIAYVTWSLLSRHLAKDLVPTRRDWRGIGRSIVDHLRFRHPHGEEAVRYNVLQRLAYLVAIFVFGGGIVLMGIAMSPRMDAVLHWLVDLVGGRQSARTIHFIIATAFVAFVLVHVFEVLVSGPLNQLRGMITGWYRISEDKETTRHD; encoded by the coding sequence ATGACCGCTACTCGACTCGTCTATCGCCACCGTTGGCCCGTGCGGGTAATGCACTGGATCAACGTCGTGTGTCTCTTCGTGCTGCTCGGCAGCGGATTGCAGATTTTCAACGCGCATCCCGCGCTGTATTGGGGAGAACGTTCCGATCCCGGCAAGGCGGTGCTCTCCTTGCAAGGCGGTACGGACGCGCAAGGCGACCCGCGCGGCACCACGCATATCGGCAAACACGCCTTCGACACCACGGGCGTGCTCGGCGCGTCGAAGGTGAATGGCGAGTGGCGCTCCCGGGGCTTTCCCTCGTGGGCGACCATTCCCGGCCCCGGCTGGCTCGCCATGGGACGGCGCTGGCACTTCTTCTTCGCCTGGCTGTTCGTCGCCAACGGCATCGCCTACGTGACCTGGTCGCTGCTCAGCCGGCATCTCGCGAAGGACCTCGTACCCACCCGCAGGGACTGGCGCGGCATCGGACGCTCGATCGTCGACCATCTGCGTTTCCGGCATCCGCATGGGGAGGAAGCGGTGCGCTACAACGTGCTGCAGCGACTCGCCTACCTCGTCGCCATCTTCGTCTTCGGGGGCGGCATCGTGCTCATGGGCATCGCCATGTCGCCCCGCATGGATGCCGTATTGCACTGGCTCGTCGACCTGGTCGGCGGACGCCAGTCCGCGCGGACGATCCATTTCATCATCGCCACCGCCTTCGTCGCCTTCGTGCTGGTCCACGTCTTCGAAGTGCTGGTGAGCGGCCCCCTCAACCAGTTGCGCGGCATGATCACGGGCTGGTACCGGATCAGCGAGGACAAGGAGACGACACGCCATGACTGA